A genome region from Solanum pennellii chromosome 12, SPENNV200 includes the following:
- the LOC107005523 gene encoding zinc finger CCCH domain-containing protein 20: MVKLHFLSPLYIQTDHHRLNFKSPPLIQLAMIGERSRRIPTVDVPPWSYSDDQTANMQFMLSPSSNSISTPNNFNFSNFIVEDDYPLFCNDAEDIDEFELENREIELPVDVYACDNFRMYEFKVRRCGRGRSHDWTECPYVHPGEKARRRDPRKFHYSGTACPEFRKGNCNRGDSCEYAHGVFECWLHPGRYRTQPCKDGGNCKRRVCFFAHSPEQLRVLGPGSGSGQGTGSDSPRRYVKGLHFVSSPESSSPPSESPPMSPMTANSFTSLSRSVGSNSVSEVMASLRQLQLNRLNSMPSSSWNVQMGSPVFGSPRRPVIRPGFCSLPATPSGDPTRPGNRCFDLWENEEEPVMERVESGRDLRVKMFERLSKENPLDDPENPNPNINSGSGTNPDVGWVSDLIQ, encoded by the coding sequence atGGTTAAGCTCCACTTTTTATCACCCCTTTATATACAAACCGATCATCACCGCCTGAACTTCAAATCGCCACCACTTATTCAACTAGCAATGATCGGAGAAAGAAGTCGCCGGATTCCGACGGTTGATGTTCCGCCGTGGTCATATTCCGATGATCAAACGGCGAACATGCAGTTCATGTTAAGCCCTAGTTCAAATTCCATTTCTACCCCTAATAATTTCAATTTCAGTAACTTTATTGTTGAAGATGATTATCCTCTGTTTTGTAACGATGCTGAAGATATCGATGAATTTGAGTTGGAAAATCGTGAAATTGAACTTCCGGTTGATGTTTACGCTTGCGATAATTTTAGGATGTATGAATTTAAAGTGAGGAGATGTGGACGTGGTAGGTCACACGATTGGACGGAATGTCCGTACGTTCATCCCGGTGAGAAAGCTCGCCGGAGAGATCCACGGAAGTTTCATTACTCCGGTACTGCATGCCCGGAATTTCGTAAAGGAAATTGTAACAGAGGTGATAGTTGTGAATACGCACACGGCGTATTTGAGTGTTGGTTACACCCAGGTCGCTATCGTACGCAGCCTTGTAAAGATGGTGGTAACTGTAAACGAAGAGTTTGTTTCTTCGCTCACTCGCCTGAGCAACTCAGAGTACTGGGACCGGGTTCGGGTTCGGGTCAGGGTACGGGTTCAGATTCGCCTCGACGGTATGTTAAAGGTTTGCATTTTGTTTCATCGCCTGAATCGAGTTCGCCGCCGTCGGAGTCACCACCGATGTCTCCGATGACGGCGAACTCGTTTACCTCACTGAGTCGATCCGTCGGATCGAACTCGGTGAGTGAAGTAATGGCTTCACTGCGTCAGCTACAGTTAAACAGGTTGAATTCCATGCCTTCATCATCATGGAATGTACAAATGGGTTCACCTGTATTCGGGTCACCTAGACGACCCGTTATACGACCCGGATTTTGTAGCTTACCCGCAACTCCATCTGGAGATCCGACCCGACCCGGAAACCGATGTTTCGATTTAtgggaaaatgaagaagaacCTGTTATGGAGAGAGTTGAATCAGGAAGGGACTTAAGGGTTAAGATGTTTGAGAGGCTAAGCAAAGAGAACCCACTCGATGATCCGGAAAACCCGAACCCGAATATCAATTCGGGTTCGGGTACTAATCCGGATGTCGGGTGGGTTTCGGATCTGATCCAGTAA